A stretch of the Orcinus orca chromosome 1, mOrcOrc1.1, whole genome shotgun sequence genome encodes the following:
- the LOC101283030 gene encoding low affinity immunoglobulin gamma Fc region receptor II isoform X40, producing MGTPTFLALPAARSDRAACTSCHPLGHMLLWTALLFLAPVVGKPAGLPKAVVNIQPAWINVLKEDYVTLMCQGTSLYEGNLTLWFHNGSFIQSQNQSSYSFKASSNDSGDYRCQREQTSLSDPVHLYVTSDWLLLQTPSLVFQEGEPIVLRCHSWRNSSLNKVIFFQNGKSKTFSHLRSNFCIPRANLSHSGEYHCTGFIGQTVYSSQPVTITVQGPAILFIFPPWYQITFCLVMALLFAVDTELYFSVQRDLQSSAGDWKNCKVRWSQGPQDK from the exons ATGGGGACCCCCACGTTCCTAGCCCTCCCTGCTGCCAGGAGTGACCGAGCTGCCTGCACATCCTGCCATCCTTTGGGCCACATGCTACTGTGGACGGCTCTGCTATTCCTTG CTCCTGTTGTTGGAAAACCTG cAGGTCTCCCAAAGGCTGTGGTGAACATTCAGCCTGCGTGGATCAATGTGCTCAAGGAGGATTACGTGACGCTGATGTGTCAGGGGACCAGCTTGTATGAAGGCAACCTCACCCTGTGGTTCCATAATGGGAGCTTCATCCAGAGCCAGAACCAGTCCAGCTACAGCTTTAAGGCCAGCAGCAACGACAGTGGAGACTACAGGTGTCAGAGAGAGCAGACCAGCCTCAGCGACCCTGTGCATCTGTACGTGACTTCCG ACTGGCTGCTGCTCCAGACCCCTAGCCTCGTGTTCCAGGAAGGGGAGCCCATCGTGCTGAGGTGCCACAGCTGGAGAAACAGTTCTCTGAATAAGGTCATATTCTTCCAGAATGGAAAATCCAAGACGTTTTCCCATCTGCGTTCCAACTTCTGTATCCCACGAGCAAACCTCAGTCACAGTGGCGAGTACCACTGCACGGGATTTATCGGGCAGACGGTGTACTCATCACAGCCTGTGACCATCACTGTCCAAG GTCCGGCAATTCTATTCATCTTTCCACCTTGGTATCAAATCACTTTCTGCCTGGTGATGGCGCTCCTTTTTGCAGTGGATACAGAGCTGTATTTTTCTGTGCAGAGAGACCTTCAAAGCTCAGCGGGAGACTGGAAGAACTGCAAAGTCAGATGGAGTCAAGGCCCTCAGGATAAATGA